CTGGGGGAAGGCGAATCGGCGGTGCGTCGGGAAGGATCGCCGCCCCGCACCTGCCGTTGCGATCCGCATGCGATCGACAGTCGAAACGTCGGCGCTCCGAGCGACGAGGGACCTCTCGTCTGCGGTCGCCTTCGCATGAACTAGGCCGAACGGTCGAGTGTCGGTACCCGACCAGCCTCCTTAGAACCGATCGGCAATCGAGCGCGCGAGCGCCCGGAGGCGGATCCTGCGCGGCGTAGAGCCGGGGTGGACGAGACCGGCCGCTCGGCCGTCCCGCCCACGGAACGACCGCGTCGGGCCCTGGGGAACAGCATGGGCGGCGGCGGCGGCCGTTCGCCGACAAGCCGGGCGAAAACGATGGGGTTCGAGGGCACGGACAGCGCGTGGCACGAGGCGACGCTGGGCCGGACCATGTCGGTGCGCGGACCGGGGCTGCATACCGGCCGGGTCGCCCGGGTGACGCTGAGCCCTGCCCCGGCCGGCCACGGCATACGCTTCGCCGTGCGCTGCCCGCGCTCGGGGATCTCCGCCGATGTGCCGGCCGGCATTGCCGGCTGGGTCGCGAGCCGGATGAGCACCGCCCTCGATATCGGCCAGGGGCGCAAGCTGCGCACCATCGAGCACCTGCTGGCGAGCCTCGCGGCGTGCCGCATCGACAATGCCGCGATCACCGTGCAGGGGACCGAGATCCCGATCCTCGACGGCTCGGCCGCGCGCTGGTGCGCCTTGATCGATGCGGCCGGGCGGGTGGCGCAGGAGCGGCCGCGCGAGGCCTTACGCATCCGCGCGCCCTTCCAGGTCGACGGGCTGCACGGGTTCCTGCGCGCCGAGCCGGCCGACGATTTCAGCGTCGATGTCAGTACCGACCGGCTGCCGGGTTTCGGCGTGCTGCGCTGGTCCGGCCCGATCGACCCCGCCTCGTTCCGGGCCGAGATCGCCGAAAGCCGCAGCTTCGGCAATGCCTCGCTGATCTGGCGCACGCTGCTCAAGACGCGGCTCGCCCGCACGCTCCTGCCGGGTTCGACCCGGGACCGGCTCTGGGCACGCTCCTTCGAGTCCCAGACCGTGCGCGAGAGCGGCCTCGTCCCTGCCCTGGGCCGGCCGGAGCACCGGCGCCCGATCGGCCCGGAGACGGAAGAGCGGATGCACCCGCGCGACCGCGAGCCGCTGCTGCGCGGCGCCCGCCCCGGGCGGGTCGCGATCCTGCTCGGTGGCCGGGTGCTGGGCGGGGCGCGCTTTCCCGACGAGCCGGTGCGGCACAAGATCCTCGACCTCGTCGGCGACCTCGCCCTCGCCGGCCGGCCGATCCTCGGGCGCATCGTGGCGAATTGCCCGACCCATGCGCTTACCTTCGCGTTCCTGAGCGAGCTGATGCGCCATCCGGAATGCTGGGAGGTCGTCCCCCTCGCGGGCGCGTCGGCGGCCGGCACCGCTCGGGATGCCGTCCGCCCAACTTGATTTGGCCGCAAAGGCGAGCGATCGAAGCCCGTCGACGGCCGCGCTCGCGGGCGGCAGGGGAGATCCGAGGCCTCCGCCTTGCCCGCAAGCTTGGGCGTCAGTACGGTCCGGCACCTCCCCCGAGCCGCCCCGTGGCCGTCCCTGTCCGGTCGGAAGACGCCGAAGCTTGCGCACGTATTCACTCGTCCTCGCCTGCCTCGCGGCCCTCGCCGGGCTGCTTCTCGCCACGCCGGAGGCCCGCGCGGTCGAGGCCGTGCGCGTCACCCTCGATTCTCAGGCCATCGACCTGACCCCGGCGATCGAGCGCTACCGCTCGGACGGCGACCTGATCCAGATCTCCACGGCGCCCGGCAAGGACGGCATCGTCCGCCGCATCGCCGTGAAGGCGCGCGAGACCGGGGCGCGGCCGGACTGGATGGTGTTCGCGCTGACCAACGACACCGACGAGCAGATCGACCGCCTTCTCGTGGCCCCGCATTTCCGCCTCGTCGGCTCCGGCGTGGTCTGGCCCGATCTCGGCGGCTCGCGCATCGCCGCCATCACGGCGAGCCAGGGCATCCGCCCCGAGCGCGACGAGAGCCCGGATGCCGACCAGTTCGTCATCACGCTCGATCCCGGCACCACGGTCACCTTCGTGGCGGAGCTGCGCACCCCCAACGTGCCGCAGGTCTATCTCTGGGACCAGGATGCCTACCGCAAGAAGGCGACCGGGCTCACCCTGTACAAGGGCATCATCATCGGCATCGCCGGGCTCCTGGCCCTGTTCCTGACCATCGTGTTCGTGGTCAAGGGCGCCATCATCTTCCCGGCCGCCGCCGCCCTCGCCTGGGCGGTGCTGGCCTATGCCTGTATCGATTTCGGGTTCTTCCAGCGCATCTTCCCGGTGACGGAAGCCGCCGAGCGGATCTACCGCGCGTCGGCTGAGGCCGTGCTCGGTGCGACGCTGCTCGTGTTTCTGTTCGCCTATCTCAACCTCGCCCGCTGGCACGTGCGCTACAGCCACGTCGCGCTGATCTGGCTCCTGTTCCTCGGCGGCCTCGTGGGCCTCGCCGTCATCGATCCGCCGGTGGCGGCGGGCGTGGCGCGCATCTCGATCGCGACGGTGGCGGGAATCGGCCTGCTGCTGGTGGTCTACCTCGCCATCCATAACGGCTACGACCGGGCGATCCTGCTGGTCCCGACCTGGCTCCTGCTGCTCGCCTGGGTGGTGGCGGCGGGCTTCGCCATCACCGGCCAGCTCCACAACGACCTCGTCCAGCCGGCGCTGATCGGCGGCCTCGTGCTGATCGTGATGCTGATCGGCTTCACGGTGCTCCAGCACGCCTTCGCGGGCGGGGGCTTGGGCAACAGCCTCGTCTCCGACACCGAGCGCCGGGCGCTGGCGCTCACGGGTGCCGGCGACGTCGTCTTCGACTGGGACGTGCCGGGCGATCGGGTCTTCGCCGGGCCCGAGATCGAGGGGCAACTGGGCTTGAAGCGCGGGGCGTTGGAGGGGCCGCAGGCGAACTGGCTCTCCCTCCTCCATCCCTTCGACGTCGAGCGCTACTCCGCCGCCCTCGACACGGTGATCGAGGAGCGCCGCGGCCGCATCTCCCAGGATTTTCGCCTGCGCTCGGCGGCCGGCCCCTACTACTGGTTCCGCCTCAAGGCGCGGCCGGTGATCGGCACCGACGGCGAGGTGGTGCGCATCGTCGGCACCATCGCGGACGTGACCGAAGCGAAGATCGCCGAGGAGCGGCTGCTGCACGACGCGGTGCATGACAACCTCACCGGCCTGCCCAACCGCGAGTTGTTCAACGACCGGCTCGACTCGGGCCTCGCGCTGGCGAGCCAGGACCCGCGCCTCAAGCCGACCCTGTTCGTGGTCGACATCGACCGCTTCAAGCAGGTCAACGACGCGATCGGCCTCTCGGCGGGCGATTCGATCCTGCTGACCCTGTCGCGCCGCCTCAACCGGCTCCTGCGGCCGCAAGACACCCTGGCCCGGGTCGCCGGTGACGAGTTCGCGATCATCCTGCTCTCCGAGCGCGATCCCGACCGGATCATTGCGTTTGCCGACAGCATCCGTCGGGCGATCACCACGCCGATCACCTATGCCGACCGCGAGATCTTCCTGACGCCCTCGATCGGCGTCGCCCTGCACGAGGCCGGCGCGGTGGTGAAGCGCGACGACGTGGTCAAGAACGCCGAACTCGCGATGATCAACGGCAAGCGCCAGGGCGGCGACCGGATCGAGGTCTACCGTCCGACCATGCGCTCCGACCGCGGCGAGCGGATGATGCTGGAGAGCGACCTGCGCCGGGCGCTGGAGCGCAACGAGATCAAGGTCCTTTTTCAGCCGATCGTCCGCCTTGAGGACCGCACCGTGGCGGGCTTCGAGACGGTTCTGCGCTGGGACCACCCGCGGCTCGGTCGCGTCGCCCCCCAGGTCTTCCTGCCGATCGCCGAGGAATCCGGCCTCATCGTCAATCTCGGCGTCTTCGCGCTCGAGCGCACCGCCGCCGAACTCGCCGCCTGGCAGCAGGCGCTGGTGGTCGAGCCGCCGATCTTCGCGTCCGTCAACCTGTCCTCGCGCCAGTTGTTGCGCCACGATCTCCTGCACGACGTGAAGACCGTGCTCGCCCGCACCGGCGTCGTCCCCGGCTCGCTCAAGCTGGAGCTGACCGAGGCCCTGGTGATGGAGAACCCGGAATACGCCGCACAGATGCTCGCCCGCATCCACGAGCTCGGCGCAGGGCTCTGCCTCGACGATTTCGGCACCGGCTACTCGGCGCTGACCTACATGCAGCGCTTCCCGTTCGACACGATCAAGATCGACCATTCCTTCGTGCGCCAGATGGCGAACGGCCGCTCCGGCATCCTGCGCTCGATCGTCCGGATGGCGCAGGAACTCGGCCTGGAGATCGTCGCCGAAGGGGCGGAATCCGAGGCCGATGCCCTGGCGCTGGCCGAGATCGGCTGCGACTACGCGCAAGGGTTCGCGTTCGGGGAGCCGATGTCGATCTTGCAGGCGCGGCAGCTGGTGGGGGCGGCGCCGGAGGCGGCGTGAGGATGGCGTTCTGCCTCTTCCGAATCCCATTTATCGGTCAAAACCGTTTGTTCTTGTTCGATGCATAGACACCAACAAGCGCATCGTACGCGATTTTTCTAATGCGCGCCCCGGCAAGGCAGTGTATAATTACATTTGATTTGCACTTGCGGTGCCGTGTAAAGACGGCATGAAATGCAATCGCCAATTAATTTAATTCTAGCGCGAGGAAAATATGCAAACTGTAAACAATCGTTTGTGCGGCAATGCCGTCGATATGTGTGATTTTAGTGCGTTTGAGCAATTTGTTCAAACATTTCATGGCTCTTTATTGGGCACTACTTTTGTCCCATTAGGAGGAATGCACGATGGTGGCGCGGACGGATTTGTAGAGCAGATATTCGAGTCAAAAGCACGCGCTGGCACATTTTTGCAGGCGTCAAAAACTACGGATATTCAGGGAAAAATCGCCCAAACCCTAAAAAGGCTCAAAGATTTTGGCCGATCTCCTAATGTTGTTATGTTTTATTTCTCCGTTCCAATTTCTCAGATCGATAGTATTGAAGAATATAATACAAATAAGCATAATATAACAGTGAGAATTCGGGCAAAACAATATATAGAGACACACATAAACGACAGTCCGCAAACTATCCAAGCATTTAACTCTTATTTAAGACCTTCGATTTTACATTTACTAGAGGTAGGATCAACTGGAAATAGTAGGGAATTTCCATTCGACGAGAAAGCTCTATGCGCATTCTTAGGACAAGAGGTAAATAGAAGGCGAGGAAATTCTACCTTGCTTACATCACTAACTGACAGTTTAATCTTGTGGAGCCTCGAAGGCACAGACCCCGATAAGAGCATATTTCTCGATAAAAATCAAATACAGGCGAAAATAGAAGGTGCTATTCCTGCGGCAAAGCAATTTATACGAGGAAATATAAAACATAGACTTGATAAACTTTCTTCAAAGCACAATGGGTCTGGCCGACAAATAAGCTTTCACAAAAAACTGGGATCTTATGCGCTAAAGTATGAAGAAAGACAGAAGCTAGTCGAGGAAAACATAAAAGAAGCAGAAATTATAAATAAAGTTTCAGATTCGATTTTCGAAAAATTGCGTTTAGAGCTGCCTTCTGATTTGCATGTGCAAATTCCCATTATATCATCCGCCATCTTGGAATGTATTGAGGAATTATTTAGAAAACAGGGAATGGTATTAAGTTTATATATTAATGATAAAGACGATGATTTAATAGAGGAAATCAATCTTACAAATGTTATAGATCAAAAAGTTGACGCATTGAATATGCAAGCTGATAGCTCGATAAAAATAAAATCTGCTATCATAATTATTTTACGATCTATGATTTACAATCCATCCAACGTAGAACATGACTATCTTCTTCGACTCAGCAACACATATTTTATATTGTTTTCTATAAAAAATGATCCGAAGATTGTGGAATATTTTAGTGGAATGGCGGAAAAACTTTACCTTTATGTAGGATCAGATCTAATAATAAAAGCATTGTCTGAATATCATCTCCCAGATTACGGAAGGTTGATTACAAATAGTCTGCGTATACTTCGAGAATCTGGCGCCACACTTGTGATGGCCGAGCCGGCATTTGAAGAAGTTTTCACGCACTTGCGTGCCGCGGTGTTAGAATTCGAAAATTTTTACGCTCCAGTAGAGTCTGCGATCGACGAAGAATTTGTCCCTTATATTGATAGAATTATAATTAGGGCATATTTCTATGCTAAATTAGACATTAATGTCGTAGGGAGAAAGCCGAAAGGTTGGATGTCATACATCAATCAATTCTGTGATTACGACGATCTTAAACGAAACAAAAATCGTGAAACACTACGAATGTATTTATGCGATAAATTTTCATTGAGATTTGAAGAACGAAAGACTATGCTATCTTTATTGGACAGGGAAGATCTCAAAAGTTTAACAAATAATATAACCAATGAGAGAAAAAAATTATCGACTAAGGGCGATCGTGTTCGCGTTCTAGCGTATAATGATGCTTTACATGCTCTACGGGTTTACTCAAAAAGGCACGAAATCGGTGAGATCACTGCGCCAACGCCGTTTGGATACAAAACCTGGTGGCTGACCCACGAGAGGACGGTTCAGCGGGTTGCATTGACAACACTTGAAAATAGAAAATCAAGATTTATAATGAGACCTGAATTTTTGCTAAACTATATTTATTTAATGCCTACAAAAAGTGAAATTATCGAAAGTTACAGAAATATATTTCCAACAATACTCGGTGTAAGCTTGAGTAGACGAGCGCCCAGGCATACATTGCACAATATATTAATAAGCGCTCGAGAAGCATATAGCGTAGATAGCAGCCGCTCTAGGGTCATGTTAAAAAATTTTTCTGACCTTCTTAAGTCAGATCAGATAAGGATATACGATCATAATCTTGATGGCGGCGAACCTGGAACTTTAGATTATCACCGGCAACCTGCCGATCGGTGAGAAATTACGTTTTTATTTAGATTTTTTATCAAAATACGCGAAAAGCTTCGGCAGCAATGCCGTCGTGCGATAGATTGCGCAGGTCTCATGCATCGTGACTACATGTATGCATAAGACCTGCAACTTCGGCGTGATCTAAAATGCGAACCTTATTATATTTTAAGCGTGATCAGAAGCTGACCAGTCTGGAGTGCCTTAACTTGACAAATTTACTTTGACTCCGATCAGTCCCACTTCAAGGCGGTCATCTTAACCGTGAAGCTGCAAGCGCGTTTACCCTCGCCCTTCCCCCACCGGCTCCGCACACAACGCCCCCAACGCCTCCACCAGCCGGTCCGGGTTCAGCGGCTTCCTGAGCATCGGCAGATCCGGCCACATCAGCCGCATCGCCCGAGGCAGGACGCCGCCGGTGCAGATCAGAACCGGCACGCCCTTGGCGATCAGGCATTCGGCGGTGGGCGTCGCCTCGCCGTCGGCGAGGTTGAGGTCGAGGATCGCGACGTCGATCGCCTCGAGGTCGATCAGGGCCAGCGCTTCGCGGTTGGTGCGGGCCGGGCCGACGGCGTGGGCGTTCGAGGCGGTCACGATCTCGGTCAGCTCCAGGGCGACCAGCGCCTCGTCCTCGACGATCAGCACCCGTCGTCCGTCCAGCATCGCGATCTCCGTGGGTTCCGGGGCGGGCGAATCGCCGTCCGCTCCGGGCAACGGAGGCGAGAGTGTGTCGGCGGCTCCCCCGGGTCAATCGCGCGAATGCGACGGTGCGGTTTAAATGCTCCTTAACCATGACGGCAGCATCGTCAGCCTGGCCGTGATCGGATGCGGCGCGCCCTCAAGGGGTGCGGTCCGGACGGCGCGAGGCGCGGAGAGGCGGCGATGGGCGAGGCGGCGTTTGACATCTCGGGCCAGGAAAGCAGCGGCCCGGATTTCGATCTGGTGCGGCGCCTGCTTCTGCCGCCGGGCTGGATCGGGGCCCGTCCCTACCGGCTGCCCCCGCCCGACGCGATGGAGATCGAGGAGATCGACGACCTCGTCGCGACGCTCGAAGCCGAGAACAAGGTGATGAAGGCCGTGCTGCGCTCCGAGCGCGAGGCCGCCGCGGAGCTGCGGGCCCAGGTCGCCGCGCTGACGACCCAGCAGGCTGAAGGCGAGGACCGGCAGGAAGACCTGCGTGCCGACCGCGACCGCTGGGCCTCGCTCGTCGAGCGCCTGCTGTTCGCGCCGCGCTGAGAGCGTGGCTCGCCCCTCGTCCCGTTCCACCGCCAGATCAGTCGCACGGAGACGGCCATGAGCCCCCGCTGCTCGCTCGTCGTCAACGGCAAGCCCGTCCGTGTGGCGACCGGCGACACGCCCCTCGACGCCGCCCTGCCCCGGAACGTGGCGGCCGGCCGCGACGGCGTGATCCAGGATTCCGTGCTGCAGGAGGTTCTGCCGCGCCTGCGCAACACCAGCCGCGCCCGGCCCCGCCTCGGCGAGGGCGTCGCCACCCGGCCGGGCCCTGCCCCGTCCGCCCTCGCCGTCCTGCGCACCGCCAAGCGCGCCGGCACGCTGCTCTCCGCCACGCCGCTCTCGGGGGCGGTGATGGAAGTGGTGGTCACGGTCTCGCGCACCCTCGACGTCGCTCCCGGCCAGGCCGTGGAGGTCGCCTTCGCGGGGCTGCCGGCCCGGCCCTACTGCCCGACCCAGCGCATCGCCGGCAATACCGAGCTCAACGAACTCGTCTTCCACCTGCGCCGCGACCGCGGCGCGCTCGGCCCGGCTCTGGGCGAGGCGGTGCATCCCGGCCATGCCGTACGGATCAAGGGCCCGGCCGGCGGCACGCCGTACCGCCCCGGCCCCGGACGCCTCGTGCTGGTCTCCGCCGAGACCGGCTTCGCGCCGATCTGGGCCATCGCCCGGGCGGCGCGCCACATCGAGACCGGCCGCGAGATGGTGGTGGTGGCCGGCGCCGCGGATGCCGACGACCTCTACATGCGCCCCGCCCTCGACTGGCTGCGCGGCACCGGCGTGCAACAGGTCACGATGGCGGCGAGCCGCGACCGTCGCGGCCAGGCCGATGTGCGCCACGGCCCCGTCACCGCCCACCTGCCGACCCTGCGCGGCAGCGATACCGTCCACGTCGCCGGGCCGCCGGAGATCGTGCGGGCGGTGGAGCGACTCTGCGACAGCGTCGGCGCGTCCTGCGCCGCCCTGCCCTTCCTGCCCGCCCGCAGCCGGGCCCGCAGCCTCGTCACCCCGGGAGATACGGGGGCGCAGTTCGGGTTGTGAGCCCCCGTCAGGCGACGGGGCGCAGCTCGGCGACCGGCACCGGATAGGCGTGCGGCCGCCCGGCCAGCATCGCGTCGATCAGCGCCAGCACCTCCGCCCGCCCGACATTCGCCGCCTGCTCGAACGGCGTCCAGGTCTGGTGGAAGTCGAGGGCGGCGAAGACCGCGCGGTAGCGGGTGAGCTCGGCCTGGGTCAGCGGCACGCCGCGCACGAAGGCCTTGTGGGCCGAGATCGTCAGCGCCTCGCGGGGATTCTGCGGGTTCAGCTCGAACTTCAGGGCGTCGCCGCAGAACACGATGCCGCGGGCGCGGTCGTGCAGCACCGCGTGGCCGTCGAAATGGCCGGCGGTGCGGTGCAGTGTCAGACCTGGCAGCGGCTCCAGCACGTCGTCGTAGGGCCAGGACACCTGAAGCGCCGCGCTCCAGGTGAAATCCGCCGCCGGAAGGCACAGTTCGGGGTCGAACCGGTCCTGGAGTTGGGGCAATGCGCCGTAGCTGTGCGGGTGCGAGGCCGCGAGAATCGTCATGCCGCCCAAGCCGGCGATGTGATCGAGCGCCGCCTCGCTGAAGACCGGACAGCCCTCGAAGCCCATATTGCCGTTCGGCGTGACGATCAGGTAGGCGCTCGGCCCGATGCCGGTGACCGGCTCGTTCCAGAACTTCCACACGCCCGGTTCGACCTCGGCCCAATGGCAGGGGAACGACGCTTGCGCCTCCGCGACGTCGCGGAACCGCCAGCCGTCTTGCGGCACGACATGGCGCGCGTCGAGGCACATCGGGCAGCTCGGTGGGGCCGCGAAGTGGCGCTGCCAGAAGCCGCAATTATCGCAGACGAAGGCGGGGAGAGCGAGGGCGCCCGCGAAGGGCAGGTATCCGGGCACGCGCGAGACCTGATCGATGGAGGTGCCGCCGGATATAGGTGCGGCGGCACCGCCGTCGATGGAGGCGTAAGGCCGCTACGCGCCGGCCAGCACCCGGGCGCAGACCGCGTCGAGCTTGGCCATCAGGGCCGGATCGCGGTGGGTCGGGGCGGTCATGATGGCGCCGTCCAGCGCCCGGTCCGAGCCCGCCGGGCAGGGCTCGCGCTCGGCCGGGAAGTCGCGGGCGAGCCGGCTCACCAGGCGGGCGGCCTTCGCGGCGTTGGCGCGGGCCACCGCCACCACGGCGGCCACGTCGACGGCGTCGTGCTCCGGGTGCCAGCAATCGAAGTCGGTCACCATGGCGATGGTGGCGTAGGTGATCTCGGCCTCGCGGGCGAGCTTGGCCTCCGGCATGTTGGTCATGCCGATCACGTCGTAGCCCTGCGCCTTGTAAGTGAGCGACTCGGCGTAGGAGGAGAATTGCGGCCCCTCCATGCAGACGTAGGTGCCGCCCTTCCTGGCCGCGATCTCCTCGGCCTCCGCCGCCGCCAGGATCCGGGCTTGCAGGCCCGGGCCGACCGGATGGGCCATCGAGACATGGGCGACGCAGCCATTGCCGAAGAACGACGAGGTCCGGCCGACCGTCCGGTCGACGAACTGGTCGACGAGCACGAACAGGCCCGGATGGAGCTCCTGCCGGAACGAGCCGCAGGCCGAGAGCGCCACGATGTCGGTGACGCCGGCGCGCTTCATCGCGTCGATATTGGCCCGGTAGTCGATGCCCGAGGGCGACAGCCGGTGGCCGCGGCCGTGGCGGGCCAGGAACACCACCTGCGTCCCGCCGATCCGGCCGATGCGGAGCGCATCCGAGGGCTCGCCCCAGGGCGAGGCGATCGCCTCCTCGCGCACGTCCTCCAGGCCGGGCAGATCGTAGACGCCCGACCCGCCGATCACTCCGAGCACGGCCTTGACCATCAGGGTTCTCCTGTAACGAAAAGAGGCCCCTCGCGGGGCCTCTGGCAGGGATGATGTCCGGCGTCAGCTGGTCTTGTGCAGCTCGGGCTGCAGCCCGTGCGTCTCGCCGCCGACGTCGGACCAGATCTTCTTCTTCACGTAGTAGAGCAGGCCAGCCAGCACCAGCAGGAACAGGATCGCCCGCAGGCCCAGCGACTTGCGCGCCAGGAGGTGGGGTTCGGCGGTCCACATCAGGAAGGCGGTGATGTCGCGCGAGTACTGGTCGACCGTCTCCGGCACGACCGGCTTGCCGTCGGCGCCCTTGGCGTAGGTCACCTGACCATCGCTGAGGGGCTTGGGCATCGCGATGACGTGGCCCGGATAGAACTCGTTGTAGTGGCCGCCCTCCGGCACGGTCACACCCTTGGGCACCTCCTCCTTGTAGCCGTTGAGGAGGGCGTGGATGTAGTCAGGACCCTGCTCGGTATAGCCGATGAAGGGCAGCCAATCGATGATGAACCACAGGCCGCCGCGGGCGAAGGTGCGGGCCTTGGCCATCAGCGACAGGTCCGGCGGCGCCTTGCCGCCATTGGCGGCGGCCGCGGCCTGCTCGTTCGGGAACGGCGCCGGGATCCTGTCCGCCGGGCGGCCGGGCCGCTCGAACATGTCGCCGGAATCGTTCGGGCCGTCCTTGACCTTGTACTCGGCCGCCAGCGCCTTGACCTGGGCGGCGGAGAAGTCGGGTCCGCCTTCCTGCTCGAGGTTGCGGAAGCGGATGTAGTTCAGGCTGTGGCAGTTCGAGCAGACCTCGCGGTAGACCTGGAAGCCGCGCTGCAGCTGCGCCTGGTCGAAGGTGCCGAACATCCCCGAGAAGGTCCACTTCTCGCGGTGCGGCAGCGGGCCGTGGTCCTCGGCCGAGGCGGCGCCGGCCGACAGGAGCGCGGCGAGAGCGGCAGCCAAGAGAGCGCGTGTTCTGATCATTCCCCTCGATGCCCCTTACGGCGTCGTTAGTGCTTCATCGCGATCGTGGGAGCGGGCGGATGCGCGGAGCACCCGCCCGTCCGGGGCATCATCAGCCCTTGGTCGGCGGCGCCGCGGCGGCGCCGGCCGGCATGCCGGAGGAGCCGACCTGCTTGCCCGGACCGGTGACGCTCTCGAGGATCGAGCCCGGCAGGGGCTTCGGCGTCTCGAAGAGGCCGA
This sequence is a window from Methylobacterium sp. SyP6R. Protein-coding genes within it:
- a CDS encoding UDP-3-O-acyl-N-acetylglucosamine deacetylase, giving the protein MGFEGTDSAWHEATLGRTMSVRGPGLHTGRVARVTLSPAPAGHGIRFAVRCPRSGISADVPAGIAGWVASRMSTALDIGQGRKLRTIEHLLASLAACRIDNAAITVQGTEIPILDGSAARWCALIDAAGRVAQERPREALRIRAPFQVDGLHGFLRAEPADDFSVDVSTDRLPGFGVLRWSGPIDPASFRAEIAESRSFGNASLIWRTLLKTRLARTLLPGSTRDRLWARSFESQTVRESGLVPALGRPEHRRPIGPETEERMHPRDREPLLRGARPGRVAILLGGRVLGGARFPDEPVRHKILDLVGDLALAGRPILGRIVANCPTHALTFAFLSELMRHPECWEVVPLAGASAAGTARDAVRPT
- a CDS encoding EAL domain-containing protein, with the translated sequence MRTYSLVLACLAALAGLLLATPEARAVEAVRVTLDSQAIDLTPAIERYRSDGDLIQISTAPGKDGIVRRIAVKARETGARPDWMVFALTNDTDEQIDRLLVAPHFRLVGSGVVWPDLGGSRIAAITASQGIRPERDESPDADQFVITLDPGTTVTFVAELRTPNVPQVYLWDQDAYRKKATGLTLYKGIIIGIAGLLALFLTIVFVVKGAIIFPAAAALAWAVLAYACIDFGFFQRIFPVTEAAERIYRASAEAVLGATLLVFLFAYLNLARWHVRYSHVALIWLLFLGGLVGLAVIDPPVAAGVARISIATVAGIGLLLVVYLAIHNGYDRAILLVPTWLLLLAWVVAAGFAITGQLHNDLVQPALIGGLVLIVMLIGFTVLQHAFAGGGLGNSLVSDTERRALALTGAGDVVFDWDVPGDRVFAGPEIEGQLGLKRGALEGPQANWLSLLHPFDVERYSAALDTVIEERRGRISQDFRLRSAAGPYYWFRLKARPVIGTDGEVVRIVGTIADVTEAKIAEERLLHDAVHDNLTGLPNRELFNDRLDSGLALASQDPRLKPTLFVVDIDRFKQVNDAIGLSAGDSILLTLSRRLNRLLRPQDTLARVAGDEFAIILLSERDPDRIIAFADSIRRAITTPITYADREIFLTPSIGVALHEAGAVVKRDDVVKNAELAMINGKRQGGDRIEVYRPTMRSDRGERMMLESDLRRALERNEIKVLFQPIVRLEDRTVAGFETVLRWDHPRLGRVAPQVFLPIAEESGLIVNLGVFALERTAAELAAWQQALVVEPPIFASVNLSSRQLLRHDLLHDVKTVLARTGVVPGSLKLELTEALVMENPEYAAQMLARIHELGAGLCLDDFGTGYSALTYMQRFPFDTIKIDHSFVRQMANGRSGILRSIVRMAQELGLEIVAEGAESEADALALAEIGCDYAQGFAFGEPMSILQARQLVGAAPEAA
- a CDS encoding response regulator yields the protein MLDGRRVLIVEDEALVALELTEIVTASNAHAVGPARTNREALALIDLEAIDVAILDLNLADGEATPTAECLIAKGVPVLICTGGVLPRAMRLMWPDLPMLRKPLNPDRLVEALGALCAEPVGEGRG
- a CDS encoding oxidoreductase, encoding MSPRCSLVVNGKPVRVATGDTPLDAALPRNVAAGRDGVIQDSVLQEVLPRLRNTSRARPRLGEGVATRPGPAPSALAVLRTAKRAGTLLSATPLSGAVMEVVVTVSRTLDVAPGQAVEVAFAGLPARPYCPTQRIAGNTELNELVFHLRRDRGALGPALGEAVHPGHAVRIKGPAGGTPYRPGPGRLVLVSAETGFAPIWAIARAARHIETGREMVVVAGAADADDLYMRPALDWLRGTGVQQVTMAASRDRRGQADVRHGPVTAHLPTLRGSDTVHVAGPPEIVRAVERLCDSVGASCAALPFLPARSRARSLVTPGDTGAQFGL
- a CDS encoding MBL fold metallo-hydrolase — its product is MPGYLPFAGALALPAFVCDNCGFWQRHFAAPPSCPMCLDARHVVPQDGWRFRDVAEAQASFPCHWAEVEPGVWKFWNEPVTGIGPSAYLIVTPNGNMGFEGCPVFSEAALDHIAGLGGMTILAASHPHSYGALPQLQDRFDPELCLPAADFTWSAALQVSWPYDDVLEPLPGLTLHRTAGHFDGHAVLHDRARGIVFCGDALKFELNPQNPREALTISAHKAFVRGVPLTQAELTRYRAVFAALDFHQTWTPFEQAANVGRAEVLALIDAMLAGRPHAYPVPVAELRPVA
- a CDS encoding S-methyl-5'-thioadenosine phosphorylase, which encodes MVKAVLGVIGGSGVYDLPGLEDVREEAIASPWGEPSDALRIGRIGGTQVVFLARHGRGHRLSPSGIDYRANIDAMKRAGVTDIVALSACGSFRQELHPGLFVLVDQFVDRTVGRTSSFFGNGCVAHVSMAHPVGPGLQARILAAAEAEEIAARKGGTYVCMEGPQFSSYAESLTYKAQGYDVIGMTNMPEAKLAREAEITYATIAMVTDFDCWHPEHDAVDVAAVVAVARANAAKAARLVSRLARDFPAEREPCPAGSDRALDGAIMTAPTHRDPALMAKLDAVCARVLAGA
- a CDS encoding cytochrome c1; the encoded protein is MIRTRALLAAALAALLSAGAASAEDHGPLPHREKWTFSGMFGTFDQAQLQRGFQVYREVCSNCHSLNYIRFRNLEQEGGPDFSAAQVKALAAEYKVKDGPNDSGDMFERPGRPADRIPAPFPNEQAAAAANGGKAPPDLSLMAKARTFARGGLWFIIDWLPFIGYTEQGPDYIHALLNGYKEEVPKGVTVPEGGHYNEFYPGHVIAMPKPLSDGQVTYAKGADGKPVVPETVDQYSRDITAFLMWTAEPHLLARKSLGLRAILFLLVLAGLLYYVKKKIWSDVGGETHGLQPELHKTS